Proteins from a single region of Pseudopedobacter saltans DSM 12145:
- a CDS encoding RES family NAD+ phosphorylase — protein MLLFRLTRKKYADDLSGTGARLNGGRWNNVGTSMVYLTSSKSLAVLEVLVHLSFDLMPEDFYMATYDVPMEETLEIEAHKLPSGWKEIPHQNCTRSIGDRFIKDAEFFLCKVPSIIINDEFNYLLNPAHPSMGKVKLVNLESFVFDARLKG, from the coding sequence ATGTTGTTATTTAGATTGACCCGTAAAAAATATGCAGATGATTTAAGTGGTACTGGAGCCAGACTAAACGGTGGCAGATGGAATAATGTGGGGACTTCAATGGTGTATCTAACTTCGTCGAAATCACTGGCTGTTTTAGAAGTATTGGTTCATCTGTCATTTGATTTAATGCCTGAAGATTTTTATATGGCCACTTACGATGTGCCAATGGAAGAAACTCTGGAAATTGAAGCACACAAGCTTCCTTCTGGCTGGAAGGAAATCCCCCATCAGAATTGTACCCGGAGTATAGGGGACAGGTTTATTAAAGATGCTGAGTTTTTTTTATGTAAGGTTCCATCTATTATTATTAATGATGAATTTAATTACCTTCTTAATCCGGCTCATCCATCAATGGGAAAGGTAAAGCTGGTGAACTTAGAGAGTTTCGTATTTGATGCAAGATTAAAAGGTTGA
- a CDS encoding LuxE/PaaK family acyltransferase: protein MNIDFDTIFKINSEEEFNDISLQVYQFQKQNIPVYKEFIKNLKIDKVDHYSQIPFLPIEFFKSHQIINSNDSYDIIFSSSGTTGSKTSKHFVKDINWYIKSYQKAFTQFYGTPQNLCIIALLPSYLEREGSSLIYMVEDLINLSEHPDSGFLLYEHDLLFNKLQKLKQSRQKTILIGVTYALLDFIEKYQIDFPELIVMETGGMKGKRKEMVREELHKILCNGFGVKTIHSEYGMTELLSQGYSFGNGIFESPKWMKIITRDINDPLTILENNKTGGINVIDLANIYSCSFIATQDLGKILSPNTFEILGRFDNSDIRGCNLLIS, encoded by the coding sequence ATGAACATAGATTTCGACACAATTTTCAAAATCAATTCAGAAGAAGAATTCAACGATATATCGCTTCAGGTTTACCAATTTCAAAAACAAAATATTCCTGTTTATAAAGAATTTATAAAGAATTTAAAAATTGATAAAGTCGACCACTATAGCCAGATACCATTTTTACCAATTGAATTCTTCAAAAGCCATCAAATTATCAATTCGAATGACTCATATGATATTATTTTTAGCAGCTCAGGAACAACAGGATCAAAAACAAGCAAACATTTTGTAAAAGATATAAACTGGTATATAAAAAGTTACCAAAAAGCTTTCACACAATTTTATGGAACCCCTCAGAATCTATGTATTATAGCCCTTCTACCAAGCTATCTGGAAAGAGAAGGTTCCTCACTAATTTACATGGTAGAAGACCTGATTAACCTAAGTGAACATCCAGACAGTGGTTTCCTGCTTTATGAACATGATTTATTATTCAATAAATTGCAAAAACTAAAACAATCCAGACAGAAAACAATATTAATTGGTGTTACCTACGCTTTACTTGATTTTATAGAAAAATATCAAATCGATTTTCCAGAACTTATTGTTATGGAAACAGGTGGCATGAAAGGTAAAAGAAAAGAAATGGTTCGTGAAGAATTACATAAAATTTTATGCAATGGTTTCGGGGTAAAAACTATCCATTCAGAATATGGAATGACAGAGCTTCTGTCTCAAGGATACTCATTTGGTAACGGCATTTTCGAAAGCCCAAAATGGATGAAGATTATTACCCGCGATATTAATGATCCATTGACCATTTTAGAAAATAATAAAACGGGTGGTATTAATGTTATTGATCTGGCCAATATTTACTCCTGTTCCTTTATTGCCACCCAGGATTTAGGAAAAATATTAAGCCCGAATACTTTTGAAATTTTAGGTCGATTCGATAATAGCGATATAAGAGGATGCAACTTGTTGATCAGCTAA
- the parS gene encoding type II RES/Xre toxin-antitoxin system antitoxin: MKKQQLEEPLAEYITAMDVANNAFIGMLGGGGLLGMHQKIKSDFDLLELTRKGLPKKAILALAKKISFPIQELAKVMHISERTFQRFDEKELVKPEYSEKAIELAKLYLKGEEVFGSLERFKTWMKTPSVFFRNETPVSLLDTSIGFSLVKEELGRIEHGIFA; this comes from the coding sequence ATGAAAAAGCAACAATTAGAAGAGCCTTTAGCAGAATACATCACAGCAATGGATGTTGCTAATAATGCATTTATAGGAATGTTGGGTGGGGGTGGCCTGTTGGGAATGCATCAGAAAATAAAGTCTGATTTCGATTTGTTGGAGCTTACAAGAAAAGGTCTTCCAAAGAAGGCTATTTTGGCACTTGCAAAAAAAATATCTTTTCCTATTCAAGAGCTGGCTAAAGTAATGCACATTTCCGAGCGAACTTTCCAACGTTTCGATGAAAAGGAACTTGTAAAGCCAGAATATTCTGAAAAAGCTATAGAATTGGCGAAGTTGTATCTGAAAGGCGAAGAGGTTTTTGGTTCTTTAGAGCGGTTTAAAACCTGGATGAAAACGCCTTCAGTATTTTTTAGGAATGAAACCCCAGTATCTCTATTGGATACCTCTATTGGTTTTAGTTTAGTTAAAGAAGAGCTTGGCCGTATAGAGCATGGCATTTTCGCTTAA
- the tyrS gene encoding tyrosine--tRNA ligase, with product MNFVEDLRWRGLIQDIMPGTEEELSKGMVSGYIGFDPTAESLHVGSLSQIFTLVRFQQAGHKPLALVGGATGMIGDPTGKSQERNLLSEEELAKNLKGIQKQLEQFLDFDCGANSAEIVNNYDWFKNYSFLDFIRDAGKHITVNYMMAKDSVKKRLESEVGMSFTEFTYQLIQGFDFYHLWKERNVKLQMGGSDQWGNIVTGTEFIRRKAQGQAFALTSPLIKKADGTKFGKTEGGNIWLDPKRTSPYQFYQFWLNATDEDVKNYIKIFTFMTKEEVDALIAEHDQAPHLRVLQKSLAEDITRRVHGEQALQTALKTTDFLFGNGSLEFLNALSDEEVIGVFEGIAQFKVDRSAIDSGVDVVSLLAEKTQIFPSKGEAKKMIQGGGVSINREKVGGPDVIVSTANLVNNKFIVAQKGKKNYFLIIAE from the coding sequence ATGAATTTCGTAGAAGATTTACGTTGGAGAGGGCTGATACAAGATATTATGCCTGGAACAGAGGAAGAACTTTCTAAAGGAATGGTCTCTGGATACATCGGTTTCGACCCAACTGCAGAGTCTTTGCATGTTGGCAGTCTTTCTCAAATATTTACGCTTGTAAGATTCCAGCAAGCCGGACATAAACCTTTGGCTTTGGTAGGAGGAGCAACAGGTATGATTGGTGACCCTACGGGTAAGTCTCAGGAGCGTAATTTACTTTCTGAAGAGGAGTTAGCAAAAAACTTAAAAGGTATTCAGAAGCAATTAGAACAGTTTTTAGATTTTGATTGTGGTGCAAATAGTGCAGAAATAGTAAATAACTACGATTGGTTTAAAAATTATAGTTTTTTAGATTTTATCAGAGATGCTGGGAAACACATCACTGTAAATTATATGATGGCTAAGGATTCTGTAAAAAAACGTTTGGAAAGTGAAGTTGGGATGTCATTTACAGAATTTACTTATCAGTTGATTCAAGGTTTTGATTTTTACCATTTATGGAAAGAGCGAAACGTGAAGTTGCAGATGGGCGGTTCGGATCAATGGGGAAATATTGTTACCGGTACAGAATTTATTAGAAGAAAGGCACAAGGCCAGGCATTTGCTTTAACATCTCCGCTTATTAAGAAAGCGGATGGTACTAAATTTGGTAAAACCGAAGGTGGAAACATTTGGTTAGATCCAAAGCGTACCAGCCCATACCAATTCTACCAGTTTTGGTTAAATGCAACTGATGAGGATGTGAAAAATTACATCAAAATTTTCACTTTTATGACAAAGGAAGAAGTTGACGCTTTAATTGCTGAACATGACCAGGCTCCGCATTTACGTGTTTTGCAAAAATCTTTGGCAGAAGATATCACAAGAAGAGTACATGGCGAACAGGCTTTACAAACTGCTTTGAAAACTACTGACTTTTTATTTGGCAATGGTTCTTTGGAGTTTTTAAACGCTTTATCGGACGAGGAAGTTATTGGTGTTTTCGAAGGAATTGCCCAGTTTAAGGTAGACAGAAGTGCTATTGACTCAGGTGTGGATGTGGTGAGTTTGTTAGCAGAAAAAACACAGATTTTCCCATCTAAAGGGGAAGCTAAGAAAATGATCCAGGGTGGAGGTGTTTCTATTAACAGAGAAAAAGTTGGTGGACCAGACGTGATTGTTAGTACTGCTAACCTGGTAAATAATAAATTTATAGTTGCTCAAAAAGGAAAGAAAAACTACTTTTTGATTATAGCAGAATAG
- the mgrA gene encoding L-glyceraldehyde 3-phosphate reductase translates to MQDYQTSESRYKEMNYRRCGNSGIKLPEISLGLWHNFGDVDNFETSNQIIRTAFDNGITHFDLANNYGPPPGSAETNFGKILKKDFSSYRDEMIISSKAGYTMWQGPYGDWGSKKYLVSSLDQSLKRMQLEYVDIFYHHRPDPETPLEETMAALDLIVRQGKALYVGLSNYNTPEFLKATAILKELGTPCLIHQPKYSMFERWVEKSLLDTLEKVQIGCIPFSPLAQGLLTNKYLKGIPENSRLAKAHGFLTEAYATPDKIEKAKQLSEIALQRNQSLAQMAIAWLLKDKRVTSVLVGASSSEQLLDSLNSIRNTTFSEEELISINNILNR, encoded by the coding sequence ATGCAAGATTATCAGACATCAGAATCGAGATATAAAGAAATGAATTATCGCCGCTGTGGAAACAGCGGCATTAAACTTCCTGAAATTTCTTTAGGACTTTGGCATAATTTCGGAGATGTAGACAACTTTGAGACATCAAATCAGATTATAAGAACTGCTTTCGACAACGGTATTACACATTTCGATCTGGCAAATAATTATGGCCCTCCTCCCGGATCTGCGGAAACCAATTTCGGAAAAATACTTAAGAAAGATTTTTCTTCCTATCGGGATGAAATGATTATTTCCTCAAAAGCGGGTTATACCATGTGGCAGGGACCTTATGGCGATTGGGGCTCAAAAAAATATTTGGTTAGCAGTCTGGATCAAAGCCTAAAAAGGATGCAATTGGAGTATGTAGATATTTTCTATCATCATAGGCCCGACCCTGAAACGCCTTTAGAAGAAACCATGGCCGCATTGGATTTAATCGTTCGCCAGGGAAAGGCTCTTTATGTGGGTTTAAGTAACTACAATACTCCTGAATTTCTAAAAGCAACAGCAATTTTAAAGGAATTGGGCACACCTTGCCTTATCCATCAGCCCAAATATTCGATGTTTGAAAGATGGGTAGAGAAAAGCCTGTTAGATACGCTCGAAAAAGTACAAATCGGCTGTATTCCTTTCTCTCCCTTAGCCCAGGGATTATTAACTAATAAATACTTAAAAGGTATTCCTGAGAATTCTAGACTGGCAAAGGCTCATGGTTTTCTAACCGAAGCTTACGCAACGCCCGACAAAATAGAAAAAGCTAAACAGCTGAGTGAAATAGCTTTACAAAGAAATCAATCTTTAGCCCAAATGGCTATTGCATGGCTATTGAAAGATAAAAGAGTAACGAGCGTTCTAGTTGGCGCAAGTTCTTCAGAGCAGTTGTTAGATTCTTTAAACAGCATTAGAAATACAACATTTAGCGAAGAGGAGCTGATTTCCATAAACAATATTTTAAATAGATAA
- a CDS encoding c-type cytochrome has translation MKKIGKIAVWLVIVLVFMGIILLGYVKFGLPDVGQAADLKIESTAERLERGKYLANHVCLCMDCHSVRDWSKLSGPVDMNSFGAGGDRFDHNMGLPGIYYASNITPHGLKDWTDGEIYRAITNGVTKDNRALFPIMPYQHFMQMDPEDVYSIIAYIRTLPTKESEIKASESDFPMNFIINTIPQKMDIKIVKPSANDQIAYGRYLVNAASCSDCHSKMEKGKPVSGMDFAGGNEFKYPDGKTSNFSANITPDTETGIGLWTEEQFVNRFAAYREIKENPRAVSKGEFQTIMPWIMMSGMNDSDLKAIYAYLRTIKPVRNKVTPFVTAD, from the coding sequence ATGAAAAAAATAGGAAAAATAGCAGTATGGCTAGTTATTGTCTTGGTATTTATGGGAATAATATTGCTTGGTTATGTGAAATTCGGTTTGCCCGACGTTGGACAGGCAGCTGATCTTAAAATAGAATCAACAGCCGAACGTCTTGAACGTGGTAAATATCTGGCTAATCATGTTTGCCTTTGTATGGATTGCCATTCGGTTCGAGACTGGTCTAAATTAAGCGGTCCGGTAGATATGAATAGTTTCGGCGCAGGAGGTGATCGTTTTGACCATAATATGGGTTTGCCAGGAATTTATTATGCCTCTAATATTACACCGCATGGTCTAAAAGATTGGACTGATGGCGAGATTTACAGGGCAATAACCAATGGTGTAACGAAAGATAACAGGGCGCTATTCCCAATCATGCCTTATCAGCATTTTATGCAAATGGATCCTGAAGATGTTTATTCGATTATAGCTTATATTCGAACATTACCGACTAAGGAAAGTGAGATAAAAGCTTCGGAATCGGATTTTCCAATGAATTTTATCATTAATACGATTCCACAAAAAATGGATATAAAAATAGTGAAGCCTTCTGCTAATGATCAAATTGCTTATGGTCGTTATTTAGTCAACGCAGCATCTTGTTCAGATTGTCATAGTAAAATGGAGAAAGGAAAGCCGGTATCCGGTATGGATTTCGCAGGAGGGAATGAGTTTAAATATCCTGATGGAAAGACATCAAATTTTTCGGCGAACATTACACCGGATACGGAAACTGGTATTGGTTTATGGACGGAAGAGCAATTCGTAAATCGTTTTGCAGCTTATCGTGAAATAAAGGAAAATCCAAGAGCGGTATCAAAAGGGGAATTTCAAACAATTATGCCGTGGATCATGATGAGTGGGATGAATGACAGCGATTTAAAAGCGATTTATGCTTATTTACGTACAATAAAACCAGTTAGGAATAAAGTTACACCCTTCGTTACCGCAGACTGA
- the mdh gene encoding malate dehydrogenase: MKITVVGAGAVGATCADNIARKKLSEELILLDIKEGLSEGKAIDMMQTAALLGFDTRIKGVTNDYAATADSSVVVITSGLPRKPGMTREELIGTNAGIVKSVTENILKYSPCTIIIVVSNPMDTMNYLTLKASGLPKNKVLGMGGVLDSSRFKYYLSQELACSPADLNAVVIGGHGDTTMIPLIKHATWNSIPVTNFLSEEQQQKIVADTMVGGATLTKLIGTSAWYAPGAGTAAMVESIVRDEKRLLSCGVYLDGEYGQNDVSLVVPVVLGKNGWEKIVNFELNEQEKETFKKSADAVRGMNQVLKDEKII; this comes from the coding sequence ATGAAAATTACTGTAGTAGGAGCCGGCGCCGTAGGTGCAACCTGTGCCGATAACATTGCAAGAAAAAAGCTTTCGGAAGAGCTGATTCTTTTAGATATAAAAGAAGGGTTGTCGGAGGGGAAGGCTATAGATATGATGCAAACAGCGGCTCTGTTAGGTTTTGATACAAGGATTAAGGGGGTTACTAATGATTATGCAGCTACGGCTGATTCAAGTGTTGTCGTGATTACTTCAGGTTTACCAAGAAAACCCGGTATGACCAGAGAAGAGCTAATAGGAACTAATGCGGGAATTGTTAAATCTGTTACTGAAAATATTCTTAAATATTCTCCCTGCACTATTATTATAGTGGTTTCAAATCCTATGGATACCATGAATTATCTGACTTTGAAAGCATCAGGGTTGCCTAAAAATAAAGTTTTAGGAATGGGCGGTGTGCTTGATTCCTCAAGATTTAAATATTACCTAAGTCAGGAATTAGCCTGTTCTCCTGCCGATTTAAATGCGGTTGTAATTGGGGGACATGGTGATACGACCATGATACCTTTGATTAAACATGCGACGTGGAACAGTATACCGGTAACCAATTTTCTATCTGAAGAACAACAGCAGAAAATAGTAGCAGATACGATGGTAGGAGGGGCGACACTTACAAAATTAATTGGAACTTCGGCCTGGTATGCGCCTGGTGCAGGAACTGCCGCGATGGTTGAATCCATTGTTAGAGACGAGAAGAGATTGCTTTCCTGTGGTGTGTATCTGGATGGAGAATACGGGCAAAATGACGTTTCTCTGGTTGTTCCGGTTGTGCTTGGTAAAAATGGTTGGGAAAAAATCGTTAACTTCGAACTTAACGAACAGGAAAAGGAAACTTTCAAAAAATCTGCAGATGCTGTTAGAGGTATGAATCAGGTTTTGAAAGATGAAAAGATTATATAA
- the dnaE gene encoding DNA polymerase III subunit alpha, translating into MYLIFDTETTGLPKRWDAPITDVDNWPRCIQIAWQLHDEMGNLIEHQDYLISPDGFDIPYDAERIHGISTDLAREQGVPLLEILDKFNEALSKTKFVVGQNIGFDINIMGAEFHRYGVESALSKLPVLDTCTEITANLLQLPGGRGGRFKLPTLTELHEYLFNVPFAEAHNATADVEATTRCFLELIKREVFTVEELQVDTTYFLKFQEYNAGIIQPLGLQHVNLKEASDAIRKRQSAQETSQSDGSTVAVDLTDVDFVHLHNHTQFSILQSTTSIAELVKAAVKNKMQAVAITDHANMMGAFHFVNNVLNHNKSAQAKNTEAEEKGETPTEQIIKPILGCEFFVCDNHKDKTRKDNGYQIVLLAKNKNGYHNLAKMSSLAYTDGFYYVPRIDRAIVEKYKEDIIVLSGNLYGEIPNKILNVGEIQAEDALIWWKNTFKDDFYIEVMRHGQEDENRVNQTLIKLARKHQVKLIATNNTYYINKKDAHAHDILLCVKDGEKINTPIGRGRGFRFGMPNQEYYFKSQDEMKKLFQDLPEAIVNIQEIVDKIEIFKLQRDVLLPKFDIPEEFQVAEDEIDGGKRGENKYLHHLTYEGAKRRYPEITQEIRERLDFELATIERTGYPGYFLIVQDFIKAARDMGVSVGPGRGSAAGSAVAYCLGITNLDPIAYDLLFERFLNPDRVSMPDIDIDFDDEGRGDVMKYVIDKYGANQVAQIITYGTMAAKSSIRDTARVLDLPLFEADKIAKLIPNLKLNKIFNMDDQALRSVLRSEELEGVQQLKELASGSDLSAETIQQAKVLEGSVRNTGIHACGVIITPDDITNFVPVSIAKDSDLYVTQFDNSVVESAGLLKMDFLGLKTLTLIKDTVKLVKYRTGIELDPDKFPIDDVKTYELFQRGETVGIFQYESPGMQKYMKELKPTVFGDLIAMNALYRPGPLEYIPSFVRRKNGEEPITYDLDACEEYLKETYGITVYQEQVMLLSQKLANFTKGEADVLRKAMGKKQKDVLDKMKPKFIKQAGENGHDEKVLEKIWKDWEAFASYAFNKSHSTCYAWVAYQTAYLKAHYPAEYMAAVLSNNMNDIKQVTFFMEECKRMGLEVLSPDVNESFYKFTVNDKYAIRFGMGAIKGVGAGAVETIIENRKSGQYKSIFDLAKRIDLRAANKKAFENLILAGGFDCFEGTHRAQYFFDDGDGSILMEKAIKYGAKYKENENSSQASLFGGGSAVEIPEPTLPACDEWGTMEKLAKEKDVVGIYISGHPLDDYKFVLEKYCSAGNLNIFNDIDKGLDFQFKVGGIVSSVRHMVTKDGRGWAFFKLEGYDDGYEFAIYRDDYLKHKHHLVPNNYLQIKGNVSYYNNADGSKKPRISFSEFTDLRDVLEKQSTSLDIRLNIEHISVELTKDLESIFTNYSGSKKLNFTILDMRERVLLNMKSRSQKINICNELLSKLDNLELDYKLN; encoded by the coding sequence ATGTATTTGATATTTGATACCGAGACGACAGGATTACCAAAAAGATGGGATGCGCCAATTACAGATGTAGACAATTGGCCGCGTTGTATTCAAATAGCTTGGCAGTTACATGACGAAATGGGTAATCTGATAGAACATCAGGATTACTTGATTTCTCCAGATGGTTTTGATATTCCATACGACGCAGAAAGAATTCATGGTATTTCCACCGATTTAGCAAGAGAACAAGGTGTTCCACTTTTAGAAATCTTAGATAAATTCAACGAAGCCTTAAGTAAAACTAAATTTGTTGTTGGTCAAAACATTGGTTTCGATATCAATATCATGGGAGCAGAATTCCATAGATATGGAGTCGAATCCGCTTTATCAAAACTTCCTGTTCTTGATACCTGTACAGAAATCACCGCCAACTTATTACAGCTACCTGGCGGTAGAGGCGGAAGATTTAAATTACCCACACTTACTGAATTACATGAATATTTATTCAATGTCCCATTTGCAGAAGCACATAATGCTACTGCCGACGTTGAAGCCACTACTCGTTGTTTCTTAGAGTTAATTAAAAGAGAAGTTTTCACAGTAGAAGAACTCCAGGTTGATACCACTTACTTTTTAAAATTCCAGGAATATAACGCCGGAATCATTCAACCACTGGGTTTACAACACGTAAATCTGAAAGAAGCTTCTGACGCAATCAGAAAAAGGCAAAGCGCACAGGAAACTTCACAAAGTGACGGAAGTACAGTTGCTGTAGATTTAACAGACGTCGATTTTGTTCATCTTCACAACCATACTCAGTTCTCCATTTTACAATCGACAACATCTATTGCTGAGTTGGTAAAAGCAGCTGTAAAAAATAAAATGCAGGCAGTTGCCATTACCGATCATGCGAACATGATGGGAGCTTTCCATTTTGTTAACAACGTTCTAAATCATAATAAATCAGCGCAGGCAAAAAATACCGAAGCTGAAGAAAAAGGAGAAACTCCTACAGAACAGATTATAAAACCAATTCTAGGTTGTGAGTTTTTCGTTTGCGATAATCATAAAGACAAAACTAGAAAAGATAACGGCTATCAAATTGTATTGCTTGCTAAGAACAAAAATGGCTATCATAATTTAGCTAAAATGTCTTCCTTAGCTTATACTGACGGCTTCTATTACGTACCTAGAATAGACAGAGCCATAGTAGAAAAGTACAAAGAAGATATTATAGTACTTTCTGGTAACCTTTATGGAGAAATCCCAAATAAGATATTAAATGTTGGTGAAATTCAGGCGGAAGACGCTTTAATTTGGTGGAAAAACACTTTTAAAGACGATTTTTATATCGAGGTAATGCGCCACGGACAAGAAGATGAAAATCGTGTAAACCAAACCTTAATCAAATTAGCCAGAAAGCATCAGGTAAAACTGATTGCCACCAATAATACTTACTATATCAATAAAAAGGACGCCCATGCACACGATATTTTGCTATGTGTAAAAGATGGCGAGAAGATAAACACTCCCATTGGACGCGGACGCGGCTTTAGATTCGGAATGCCAAACCAGGAATACTATTTCAAGTCTCAGGACGAGATGAAGAAATTGTTCCAGGACTTGCCCGAAGCTATAGTCAATATTCAGGAAATTGTAGATAAAATCGAAATATTCAAACTTCAGCGTGATGTTTTGTTACCTAAGTTTGATATTCCTGAAGAATTTCAGGTTGCAGAAGATGAAATCGATGGTGGTAAAAGAGGAGAAAACAAATATCTTCATCATCTTACTTATGAAGGTGCCAAACGCCGTTATCCGGAAATTACTCAAGAAATTCGCGAGCGTTTAGATTTTGAATTGGCAACTATAGAACGCACCGGATATCCGGGTTATTTCCTTATTGTACAAGACTTTATCAAAGCTGCTCGTGATATGGGAGTTTCCGTAGGCCCGGGCCGTGGTTCAGCTGCCGGGTCTGCTGTAGCTTATTGCCTTGGTATTACTAACCTGGACCCTATAGCTTACGATTTACTTTTCGAGCGTTTCCTGAACCCAGATCGTGTGTCCATGCCCGATATTGATATCGACTTCGACGACGAAGGTCGAGGTGATGTAATGAAATACGTTATTGACAAATACGGAGCCAATCAGGTGGCGCAAATTATCACTTACGGTACCATGGCAGCCAAATCGTCTATTCGTGATACCGCCCGCGTACTGGATTTGCCATTATTCGAGGCGGATAAAATTGCAAAGCTGATTCCCAACTTAAAGTTGAATAAGATTTTCAACATGGACGATCAGGCTTTGCGTAGCGTTCTTCGTTCCGAAGAATTGGAAGGCGTACAGCAATTAAAAGAATTAGCTTCTGGAAGCGATTTAAGTGCCGAAACCATCCAACAGGCTAAAGTATTGGAAGGATCTGTTAGAAACACCGGAATACATGCCTGTGGAGTAATTATTACACCAGACGACATCACGAATTTCGTTCCTGTTTCCATAGCAAAAGATTCCGATTTATATGTTACTCAATTCGATAACTCTGTAGTAGAGAGTGCGGGATTATTAAAAATGGACTTTTTGGGGTTAAAAACGTTAACCCTTATTAAGGATACTGTAAAACTGGTGAAATATAGAACCGGGATTGAACTTGATCCTGATAAATTCCCGATAGACGACGTCAAGACGTACGAGTTATTCCAAAGAGGTGAAACCGTTGGTATATTCCAGTACGAGTCTCCCGGAATGCAAAAATACATGAAGGAACTAAAACCTACAGTCTTCGGAGATTTAATTGCCATGAATGCATTATACCGTCCGGGGCCACTGGAGTATATACCTTCCTTCGTCAGAAGAAAAAATGGTGAAGAACCCATCACCTACGATTTGGATGCCTGCGAAGAGTACCTTAAAGAAACATATGGTATCACGGTGTACCAGGAGCAGGTTATGCTTCTTTCTCAAAAGCTGGCCAACTTTACTAAAGGCGAGGCAGACGTTTTACGTAAAGCCATGGGTAAGAAGCAAAAAGATGTATTGGATAAAATGAAACCAAAATTCATCAAACAAGCTGGTGAAAATGGTCACGACGAAAAAGTACTAGAAAAAATATGGAAAGACTGGGAAGCTTTTGCAAGTTACGCTTTCAACAAATCCCACTCTACCTGCTATGCCTGGGTAGCTTACCAAACGGCTTATTTAAAAGCTCATTATCCGGCGGAATATATGGCGGCAGTACTTTCCAACAACATGAACGATATAAAACAGGTAACCTTCTTTATGGAAGAATGTAAGCGTATGGGATTGGAAGTATTAAGCCCGGATGTTAACGAGTCTTTTTATAAATTCACAGTAAACGATAAGTATGCCATCCGTTTTGGAATGGGAGCAATTAAAGGTGTAGGTGCCGGAGCGGTAGAAACCATTATTGAAAATAGAAAATCAGGACAATACAAATCCATTTTCGATTTGGCTAAACGTATAGATTTAAGAGCAGCAAACAAAAAAGCTTTCGAGAATCTGATTTTAGCCGGAGGTTTCGACTGTTTTGAAGGTACACACAGAGCGCAATATTTCTTCGATGACGGAGATGGCTCAATCTTAATGGAAAAAGCCATTAAGTACGGCGCAAAATATAAAGAGAATGAAAACTCTTCTCAAGCCAGCTTATTTGGTGGTGGAAGTGCTGTTGAAATACCAGAGCCTACACTTCCTGCTTGTGACGAATGGGGAACGATGGAGAAACTCGCGAAAGAAAAAGATGTAGTAGGTATTTACATTTCCGGTCACCCGCTGGATGATTATAAATTTGTTTTAGAAAAATACTGCTCTGCCGGAAATCTGAATATTTTTAATGATATCGATAAAGGCCTCGATTTTCAATTTAAAGTAGGAGGAATTGTGTCCTCCGTAAGACATATGGTTACTAAAGATGGCCGCGGCTGGGCTTTCTTTAAATTGGAAGGATATGATGATGGCTATGAGTTTGCGATCTATCGTGATGATTATTTAAAACACAAACATCACCTTGTTCCTAACAACTATTTACAGATCAAAGGCAATGTATCTTATTACAACAATGCTGATGGTTCTAAGAAACCCCGAATCTCATTTTCTGAATTTACAGACCTAAGGGATGTCCTGGAAAAACAATCGACAAGTCTGGATATCCGATTAAATATCGAACATATATCAGTAGAATTGACCAAAGATCTTGAAAGTATATTTACTAACTATTCTGGAAGTAAAAAACTAAATTTCACGATCCTGGATATGCGTGAACGGGTACTCCTTAATATGAAAAGCAGATCGCAAAAAATTAATATTTGTAACGAGTTATTATCTAAATTAGATAATCTGGAATTAGATTATAAACTCAATTAA